One stretch of Arachis hypogaea cultivar Tifrunner chromosome 20, arahy.Tifrunner.gnm2.J5K5, whole genome shotgun sequence DNA includes these proteins:
- the LOC112783203 gene encoding uncharacterized protein isoform X1, protein MSPPPLPLPPPPFMSLPLLPLLSPSLSCLKHSERGFGADAVALAEEIWKASEHEFLEASIEAAFKAIRSRGIDSHVIPSHCEFVQTISVFVREITKPAMYLFMEIQKIDNSYYPETLHKPFIINDGSGFKMLWKAVKTFLDVCTVAKVQEKRRSCNKTLHKMGSINGYFS, encoded by the exons ATGTCACCGCCACCGCTACCGCTACCGCCACCGCCATTCATGTCTTTGCCGTTGTTGCCGTTATTGTCTCCTTCATTGAG TTGCTTGAAGCACTCAGAGCGAGGTTTCGGTGCGGACGCGGTGGCACTAGCTGAGGAGATCTGGAAGGCGAGCGAGCATGAGTTTTTGGAAGCTTCGATTGAAGCTGCGTTCAAAGCTATCAGATCTCGTGGAATTGATTCTCATGTCATTCCAAGTCATTGCG AATTTGTTCAGACAATCTCCGTGTTTGTGAGAGAG ATTACAAAGCCAGCAATGTACCTTTTTATGGAAATTCAGAAAATCGATAATAGTTACTATCCTGAG ACTCTCCATAAGCCCTTTATTATCAATGATGGATCTGGCTTCAAAATGCTATGGAAAGCCGTTAAGACATTCCTAGATGTTTGCACAGTAGCAAAAGTTCAA GAAAAAAGAAGGTCCTGCAACAAAACCTTACATAAAATGGGCAgcatcaatggctacttctctTGA
- the LOC112783203 gene encoding uncharacterized protein isoform X2 → MSPPPLPLPPPPFMSLPLLPLLSPSLSCLKHSERGFGADAVALAEEIWKASEHEFLEASIEAAFKAIRSRGIDSHVIPSHCEFVQTISVFVREITKPAMYLFMEIQKIDNSYYPEEKRRSCNKTLHKMGSINGYFS, encoded by the exons ATGTCACCGCCACCGCTACCGCTACCGCCACCGCCATTCATGTCTTTGCCGTTGTTGCCGTTATTGTCTCCTTCATTGAG TTGCTTGAAGCACTCAGAGCGAGGTTTCGGTGCGGACGCGGTGGCACTAGCTGAGGAGATCTGGAAGGCGAGCGAGCATGAGTTTTTGGAAGCTTCGATTGAAGCTGCGTTCAAAGCTATCAGATCTCGTGGAATTGATTCTCATGTCATTCCAAGTCATTGCG AATTTGTTCAGACAATCTCCGTGTTTGTGAGAGAG ATTACAAAGCCAGCAATGTACCTTTTTATGGAAATTCAGAAAATCGATAATAGTTACTATCCTGAG GAAAAAAGAAGGTCCTGCAACAAAACCTTACATAAAATGGGCAgcatcaatggctacttctctTGA